A single window of Candoia aspera isolate rCanAsp1 chromosome 3, rCanAsp1.hap2, whole genome shotgun sequence DNA harbors:
- the LOC134495040 gene encoding lymphocyte antigen 6E-like, whose translation MKTLLIAFLAAVICTEKVHSLSCYSCENEPSNWNCMSMKKCAESDNYCTTIKTINKGRNGGSDDYRISKRCAPTCNENFMDTGSSSVATKCCQFSFCNISGATSVKISNMVLVLGILASFLYVFQSG comes from the exons ATGAAAACCCTGCTCATCGCCTTCTTGGCAGCTGTCATTTGCACAGAAAAAG TGCATTCCCTTTCTTGCTATTCCTGTGAAAATGAGCCTTCCAACTGGAATTGCATGTCCATGAAGAAGTGTGCGGAATCGGACAATTACTGCACCACCATCAAAACAATTAACAAGGGCAGAAATG GTGGGTCCGATGACTACCGGATTAGCAAGAGGTGCGCTCCAACGTGTAATGAAAACTTCATGGACACGGGATCCTCATCGGTCGCTACTAAATGTTGCCAGTTCTCCTTCTGCAACATCAGTGGGGCCACCAGCGTGAAGATTAGCAATATGGTGCTGGTTTTGGGCATCCTGGCCAGTTTCCTCTACGTTTTCCAGTCTGGATAA